Proteins co-encoded in one Pieris napi chromosome 10, ilPieNapi1.2, whole genome shotgun sequence genomic window:
- the LOC125053108 gene encoding uncharacterized protein LOC125053108, which yields MALVYSCCFWFSLRLGGLLISFLSILQAVLFLIIFSLFSVQDYELKCDKLKVLDDINLIYMKSFITGIIEGKFTYYYLPQKVNRKNNSFDKYFFLESNYDTYIKTILCLYIMACVIYIYGAFKLVNILMFPYIFLELLRLIGLSFFGITGLLVLKKNTMDIGLLIGISLVVGFTLLGMFYLWICAMNLPIVINEIKANEQAALLGTFKNKVGKHTVRNNLLFSEYRNLGASQIFMQTTRQNRFSTSDEPPRYYY from the exons atgGCACTTGTGTATAGCTGTTGCTTCTGGTTTTCTCTACGATTGGGAGGCTTATTGATTTCCTTTTTATCAATT TTGCaagctgttttatttttgataatatttagcCTCTTCTCCGTACAAGATTATGAACTGAAAtgtgataaattaaaagtattggACGATATCaatcttatttatatgaaatcttTTATTACAGGCATTATAGAAGGCAAGTTTACTTACTATTATTTACCTCAAAAAGTAAAtcgtaaaaataattcttttgataaatatttttttttagaatctaATTATGACACTTACATTAAAACGATACTCTGTTTGTACATTATGGCATgtgttatatatatctatgGAGCATTTAAG CTTGTAAATATCCTCATGTTTccgtatatttttttggagttaCTGCGCCTAATAGGATTATCATTTTTTGGAATAACAGGATTGCTAGTACTCAAGAAAAATACCATGGATATTGGTCTTCTTATTGGGATAAGTTTGGTAGTAGGGTTCACACTGT tggGAATGTTCTACCTGTGGATATGTGCGATGAATTTGCCGATTGTTATAAACGAGATAAAAGCTAATGAACAAGCGGCGTTACTtggtacatttaaaaataaagtgggAAAACACACTGTTCGTAATAATTTGCTTTTTAGCGAGTATCGTAATCTTGGTGCTAGCCAAATATTTATGCAAACGACACGACAAAATAGATTTTCGACGTCTGATGAACCAccaagatattattattaa
- the LOC125053145 gene encoding VPS35 endosomal protein-sorting factor-like isoform X1, with amino-acid sequence MPTSYPWTSVKKCRRKNNVASLEVSTHPLKMDNMRITPSLNKALMESLQNWSMPFEELDPLLRFEKMSLAEESLPLDICEDEKENYLQVWNCKKTSILNKYTTGEKLTIISSFLPGGEKISTFSALIRQVSNLNEKVKHRLEQLDDFDEASVRKTMGLSQQEFVTKVHMLDEEIKKAWDSEQRVNAFKIAIQCSKLLSDISVMQFYPSKFILISDVLDNFGSLVFDRLKNKSFGNKNIKFQYIDPNTVLEIAKETCQNWLFKMASIRELLPRLYMEIALLQCNVFISREEMKPTINRLTKMIRGMGNPLVAIYIRVYLCNTSSKLFGKESEPYYKDNLSEFINEYQQIFHPTMLKKYGAQLLTADQYLNLYVPAVDWLLFGTLNWNHDKLNLLEELLKKCNEIENSELLLCCIISAFDSSSVIQKSSAILDIIRKNADGMVMMHQALSSLGEHLCHAESYRQVSAEVLSQTWWKLASGMKSTANFLQVLEPWIQFACLQLSSQHINVILRGTIRYLIKSGHPPDNYSAQIQNVVKRILKHIPDVEELFLMDAFMPLVELVQTSAARTSMARTVLTVFFERNKSERIDDPIVIASLMRLCRIVHDSINAVSVEDESKWSGELIVRCIQVARHEDLDTQLNFYVECRAAFLKLDAVLVALVHAVNTLSTRGAASRGRWLQRACAAYCYITVPSLQCVLSRATLYLLSGQVALLNNCIGQAEANFKALVGVIPNIPQYVQEDGQKKPTHDRVAGLISNFLSTLLVLPDNVDSNSKAYILSGFIKTLERVEWRKTDALYYTTLLRVLDLLCEMTQEQYAYHIDSVISNDELYGAEEEFVKCLENYATNVCQELLVVLKALSDAKETKKQYSLSLELFWRIIKRGDLQQSSMSGLASNLWMLSQKLQDSNAKYAKSILAVLQADPAGRQLLEKLKVQ; translated from the exons atgcCGACAAGTTATCCCTG GACTTCAGTCAAGAAATGTAGAcgaaaaaataatgttgctaGTTTAGAAGTTAGCACCCATCCTCTCAAAATGGACAACATGAGAATT ACACCGAGTTTAAATAAGGCTTTAATGGAAAGTCTACAGAACTGGAGTATGCCTTTTGAGGAATTGGATCCTTTGCTACGTTTTGAAAAGATGAGTTTAGCAGAG GAATCATTGCCTTTAGATATATGTGAGGATGAAAAGGAAAATTACTTGCAAGTATGGAATTGTAAAAAGACATccattctaaataaatatacaacagGTGAAAAGCTTACGATCATAAGCAGTTTTTTACCTGGTGGAGAAAAGA TTAGTACTTTTTCAGCATTAATTAGACAAGTGTCCAATCTTAATGAAAAAGTAAAGCATAGATTAGAACAACTTGATGATTTTGATGAAGCTTCAGTTAGAAAGACTATGGGACTCTCTCAACAAGAGTTTGTAACTAAAGTACATATGTTGGATGAGGAGATTAAAAAG gcATGGGATTCAGAGCAAAGGGTAAATGCATTCAAAATTGCAATACAATGCTCAAAATTACTCTCGGACATCAGTGTAATGCAATTTTATCCCAGCAAGTTTATTCTCATCAGTGATGTTTTAGATAACTTTGGAAGTTTAGTATTTGATCGTCTTAAGAATAAAAGCTTTGG aaacaaaaacatcaaatttcaatacattgaTCCAAATACAGTTCTAGAAATAGCTAAAGAAACATGTCAAAATTGGTTGTTTAAAATGGCATCTATTAGAGAACTGTTGCCTCGGCTTTATATGGAAATAGCTCTTTTACAGTGTAATGTATTCATATCTAGAGAAGAAATGAAACCAACAATAAATCGTCTGACGAAAATGATCAGAGGAATGGGAAATCCCCTTGTAGCAATATACATTAgagtttatttatgtaataccTCTTCAAAGTTATTTGGCAAAGAAAGTGAACCTTATTATAAAGACAATTTAAGTGAGTTCATTAACGAATACCAGCAG ATCTTCCACCCtacaatgttaaaaaaatatggcgCGCAGCTTCTAACCGCTGATCAGTACTTGAATCTATATGTACCTGCTGTAGATTGGCTACTGTTTGGTACTCTCAATTGGAATCatgataaattaaatctacttgaggaattgttaaaaaaatgtaatgaaaTTGAGAAcag TGAGCTACTCCTGTGTTGTATAATCTCTGCATTTGATTCGTCCAGTGTTATACAGAAATCTTCAGCAATCTTGGATATCATACGAAAGAATGCTGATGGAATGG TAATGATGCACCAAGCATTGTCTTCGCTGGGAGAACACCTATGCCACGCTGAGAGCTATCGGCAGGTCTCAGCTGAAGTATTGAGTCAAACATGGTGGAAATTAGCCAGTGGTATGAAGAGCACGGCTAACTTCTTACAAGTGCTGGAACCGTGGATTCAATTCGCTTGCCTTCAATTATCT AGTCAACATATTAACGTGATTCTTCGTGGGACGATTCGCTATTTAATCAAGAGTGGTCATCCGCCGGATAACTATTCCGCTCAGATACAGAATGTTGTCAAAAGAATACTCAAGCATATTCCAGATGTtgaggaattatttttaatg gacGCCTTTATGCCGTTGGTAGAGCTGGTCCAGACCTCAGCTGCTCGCACGTCAATGGCTCGGACAGTACTCACAGTGTTCTTTGAGAGAAACAAGTCTGAACGCATAGATGACCCCATAGTCATCGCTAGCCTTATGAGGCTTTGCCGCATTGTGCACGATTCTATtaa TGCTGTGAGTGTAGAAGACGAGAGCAAGTGGAGTGGGGAATTAATAGTCAGATGCATCCAAGTCGCGAGACATGAGGATCTTGATACGCAACTCAATTTCTATGTGGAGTGCCGAGCTGCCTTTCTCAAGTTGGATGCTGTACTTGTCGCATTGGTGCAT GCGGTGAACACACTATCGACCCGCGGTGCGGCTTCCCGCGGCAGATGGCTGCAGCGCGCGTGCGCAGCCTATTGTTACATCACGGTGCCATCCCTGCAATGCGTGTTATCCCGGGCTACGCTTTACCTTCTCTCAGGACAGGTTGCCCTGCTTAATAACTGCATTGGACAAG CTGAAGCGAACTTCAAAGCACTGGTCGGAGTAATACCAAACATACCGCAATACGTTCAAGAAGATGGCCAGAAGAAACCTACTCATGATAGAGTGGCTGGCCTTATCAGTAATTTCTTATCAACGCTTCTCGTACTACCG gaTAACGTAGACAGTAACAGCAAGGCGTATATATTAAGCGGTTTCATTAAAACCCTGGAGAGGGTAGAATGGCGGAAAACAGACGCCTTATATTACACGACACTTTTACGAGTACTGGACTTGCTTTGCGAGATGACACAAGAACAATACGCGTATCACATAGATTCAG TAATATCCAACGACGAACTGTATGGCGCTGAAGAAGAATTCGTAAAGTGTTTAGAAAACTATGCAACAAATGTTTGCCAGGAGTTGCTAGTGGTTTTAAAGGCGCTGTCAGACGCAAAAGAAACTAAGAAACAATATAGTTTATCTCTCGAGTTATTTTGGAGGATTATAAAAAGAGGAGATTTGCAGCAGTCGTCTATGTCCGGTTTGGCTTCTAATTTGTGGATGTTGTCGCAGAAACTTCAAGATTCTAATGCCAAGTATGCG aAATCAATATTGGCTGTACTACAAGCCGACCCAGCTGGGCGACAATTACTAGAGAAATTGAAAGTCCAGTGA
- the LOC125053145 gene encoding VPS35 endosomal protein-sorting factor-like isoform X2, with translation MPTSYPWTSVKKCRRKNNVASLEVSTHPLKMDNMRITPSLNKALMESLQNWSMPFEELDPLLRFEKMSLAEESLPLDICEDEKENYLQVWNCKKTSILNKYTTGEKLTIISSFLPGGEKTLIRQVSNLNEKVKHRLEQLDDFDEASVRKTMGLSQQEFVTKVHMLDEEIKKAWDSEQRVNAFKIAIQCSKLLSDISVMQFYPSKFILISDVLDNFGSLVFDRLKNKSFGNKNIKFQYIDPNTVLEIAKETCQNWLFKMASIRELLPRLYMEIALLQCNVFISREEMKPTINRLTKMIRGMGNPLVAIYIRVYLCNTSSKLFGKESEPYYKDNLSEFINEYQQIFHPTMLKKYGAQLLTADQYLNLYVPAVDWLLFGTLNWNHDKLNLLEELLKKCNEIENSELLLCCIISAFDSSSVIQKSSAILDIIRKNADGMVMMHQALSSLGEHLCHAESYRQVSAEVLSQTWWKLASGMKSTANFLQVLEPWIQFACLQLSSQHINVILRGTIRYLIKSGHPPDNYSAQIQNVVKRILKHIPDVEELFLMDAFMPLVELVQTSAARTSMARTVLTVFFERNKSERIDDPIVIASLMRLCRIVHDSINAVSVEDESKWSGELIVRCIQVARHEDLDTQLNFYVECRAAFLKLDAVLVALVHAVNTLSTRGAASRGRWLQRACAAYCYITVPSLQCVLSRATLYLLSGQVALLNNCIGQAEANFKALVGVIPNIPQYVQEDGQKKPTHDRVAGLISNFLSTLLVLPDNVDSNSKAYILSGFIKTLERVEWRKTDALYYTTLLRVLDLLCEMTQEQYAYHIDSVISNDELYGAEEEFVKCLENYATNVCQELLVVLKALSDAKETKKQYSLSLELFWRIIKRGDLQQSSMSGLASNLWMLSQKLQDSNAKYAKSILAVLQADPAGRQLLEKLKVQ, from the exons atgcCGACAAGTTATCCCTG GACTTCAGTCAAGAAATGTAGAcgaaaaaataatgttgctaGTTTAGAAGTTAGCACCCATCCTCTCAAAATGGACAACATGAGAATT ACACCGAGTTTAAATAAGGCTTTAATGGAAAGTCTACAGAACTGGAGTATGCCTTTTGAGGAATTGGATCCTTTGCTACGTTTTGAAAAGATGAGTTTAGCAGAG GAATCATTGCCTTTAGATATATGTGAGGATGAAAAGGAAAATTACTTGCAAGTATGGAATTGTAAAAAGACATccattctaaataaatatacaacagGTGAAAAGCTTACGATCATAAGCAGTTTTTTACCTGGTGGAGAAAAGA CATTAATTAGACAAGTGTCCAATCTTAATGAAAAAGTAAAGCATAGATTAGAACAACTTGATGATTTTGATGAAGCTTCAGTTAGAAAGACTATGGGACTCTCTCAACAAGAGTTTGTAACTAAAGTACATATGTTGGATGAGGAGATTAAAAAG gcATGGGATTCAGAGCAAAGGGTAAATGCATTCAAAATTGCAATACAATGCTCAAAATTACTCTCGGACATCAGTGTAATGCAATTTTATCCCAGCAAGTTTATTCTCATCAGTGATGTTTTAGATAACTTTGGAAGTTTAGTATTTGATCGTCTTAAGAATAAAAGCTTTGG aaacaaaaacatcaaatttcaatacattgaTCCAAATACAGTTCTAGAAATAGCTAAAGAAACATGTCAAAATTGGTTGTTTAAAATGGCATCTATTAGAGAACTGTTGCCTCGGCTTTATATGGAAATAGCTCTTTTACAGTGTAATGTATTCATATCTAGAGAAGAAATGAAACCAACAATAAATCGTCTGACGAAAATGATCAGAGGAATGGGAAATCCCCTTGTAGCAATATACATTAgagtttatttatgtaataccTCTTCAAAGTTATTTGGCAAAGAAAGTGAACCTTATTATAAAGACAATTTAAGTGAGTTCATTAACGAATACCAGCAG ATCTTCCACCCtacaatgttaaaaaaatatggcgCGCAGCTTCTAACCGCTGATCAGTACTTGAATCTATATGTACCTGCTGTAGATTGGCTACTGTTTGGTACTCTCAATTGGAATCatgataaattaaatctacttgaggaattgttaaaaaaatgtaatgaaaTTGAGAAcag TGAGCTACTCCTGTGTTGTATAATCTCTGCATTTGATTCGTCCAGTGTTATACAGAAATCTTCAGCAATCTTGGATATCATACGAAAGAATGCTGATGGAATGG TAATGATGCACCAAGCATTGTCTTCGCTGGGAGAACACCTATGCCACGCTGAGAGCTATCGGCAGGTCTCAGCTGAAGTATTGAGTCAAACATGGTGGAAATTAGCCAGTGGTATGAAGAGCACGGCTAACTTCTTACAAGTGCTGGAACCGTGGATTCAATTCGCTTGCCTTCAATTATCT AGTCAACATATTAACGTGATTCTTCGTGGGACGATTCGCTATTTAATCAAGAGTGGTCATCCGCCGGATAACTATTCCGCTCAGATACAGAATGTTGTCAAAAGAATACTCAAGCATATTCCAGATGTtgaggaattatttttaatg gacGCCTTTATGCCGTTGGTAGAGCTGGTCCAGACCTCAGCTGCTCGCACGTCAATGGCTCGGACAGTACTCACAGTGTTCTTTGAGAGAAACAAGTCTGAACGCATAGATGACCCCATAGTCATCGCTAGCCTTATGAGGCTTTGCCGCATTGTGCACGATTCTATtaa TGCTGTGAGTGTAGAAGACGAGAGCAAGTGGAGTGGGGAATTAATAGTCAGATGCATCCAAGTCGCGAGACATGAGGATCTTGATACGCAACTCAATTTCTATGTGGAGTGCCGAGCTGCCTTTCTCAAGTTGGATGCTGTACTTGTCGCATTGGTGCAT GCGGTGAACACACTATCGACCCGCGGTGCGGCTTCCCGCGGCAGATGGCTGCAGCGCGCGTGCGCAGCCTATTGTTACATCACGGTGCCATCCCTGCAATGCGTGTTATCCCGGGCTACGCTTTACCTTCTCTCAGGACAGGTTGCCCTGCTTAATAACTGCATTGGACAAG CTGAAGCGAACTTCAAAGCACTGGTCGGAGTAATACCAAACATACCGCAATACGTTCAAGAAGATGGCCAGAAGAAACCTACTCATGATAGAGTGGCTGGCCTTATCAGTAATTTCTTATCAACGCTTCTCGTACTACCG gaTAACGTAGACAGTAACAGCAAGGCGTATATATTAAGCGGTTTCATTAAAACCCTGGAGAGGGTAGAATGGCGGAAAACAGACGCCTTATATTACACGACACTTTTACGAGTACTGGACTTGCTTTGCGAGATGACACAAGAACAATACGCGTATCACATAGATTCAG TAATATCCAACGACGAACTGTATGGCGCTGAAGAAGAATTCGTAAAGTGTTTAGAAAACTATGCAACAAATGTTTGCCAGGAGTTGCTAGTGGTTTTAAAGGCGCTGTCAGACGCAAAAGAAACTAAGAAACAATATAGTTTATCTCTCGAGTTATTTTGGAGGATTATAAAAAGAGGAGATTTGCAGCAGTCGTCTATGTCCGGTTTGGCTTCTAATTTGTGGATGTTGTCGCAGAAACTTCAAGATTCTAATGCCAAGTATGCG aAATCAATATTGGCTGTACTACAAGCCGACCCAGCTGGGCGACAATTACTAGAGAAATTGAAAGTCCAGTGA